From Malaciobacter mytili LMG 24559:
TTCAAATACTGATGAATTTAATTTTGAATTTATAAAAACTATTACTATTAAATTTGAACAGTTAGAAACGATAAATAATGCTTCAATTTTTGATTATGATAGTGAACATAAACCTTATAATTTTGCATATTGCTTTAAAGTAAAGGGTTCAGACCAAGTTTTATTAGCTTGTGTCCAAAATAAAAGAATCTCTATTTTAGATGAAGCTGAAATAAGAAATCAAACAATAACTCCTTTAAATAAAGAGCAGTTATTCTTCTCAAATGCCATTTTAAGTCACTATTTTAATGTTTTAATTATTGAAGCAAAAGCTGGAAGTGGTAAAACTCTTTTGGCTTTAAGTGGAGCTTTAAAACTAGTAAGACAAAAATTCTTTCAAAGAATTATATATATTAGAAACTCAATTGAATCACTTGATAAAGGTGAAGATATTGGTTATTTACCAGGTTATGAAGAGAAATTTAGGATTTATAACCACCCTTTAATGGATAGCTTAGATTATATTGTAAGAAGTGAACATAAAAGAAGAGCAAATAAAAAAGGTGGATTATATGAAGAGTTAGAAGATGCAGAAGTAACTTCTAGAGTAGATACTCTTATTCAAAATCATGGAATTGAAACTATGTGGGTTGGAGAAATGAGAGGAAGAACCCTTTCAAATGCCTTTGTAATAATAGATGAAGCTCAAAATATGTCAAATAAAACTATGCAAATGGTACTTTCAAGGATTGATAATAGCTGTAAGGTTGTTATTTTAGG
This genomic window contains:
- a CDS encoding PhoH family protein gives rise to the protein MSFEKVYVLDTNILLEDAKNIFKLSDANKNLLVLPETVLDEIDSKKSGFDEINFQAREFARILENSEIISNTKVNDFKIVRLNIVDKYSTTIDIISKEEYVINSKNVALNIINDRKILEVAKFAQSHYALETNFLSLDIMARTRAISLDIKTDSLLGSNTDEFNFEFIKTITIKFEQLETINNASIFDYDSEHKPYNFAYCFKVKGSDQVLLACVQNKRISILDEAEIRNQTITPLNKEQLFFSNAILSHYFNVLIIEAKAGSGKTLLALSGALKLVRQKFFQRIIYIRNSIESLDKGEDIGYLPGYEEKFRIYNHPLMDSLDYIVRSEHKRRANKKGGLYEELEDAEVTSRVDTLIQNHGIETMWVGEMRGRTLSNAFVIIDEAQNMSNKTMQMVLSRIDNSCKVVILGSNKQIDNFYVNKHTNALTTLLKSTKEANDLVKPFAIKLEKVLRGPITEWAEQIFSNEKK